One genomic segment of Fusobacterium nucleatum includes these proteins:
- a CDS encoding HicB family protein, producing the protein MATINYIAVVKQLESGKFLISFPDFEGITTTAETEESIQDVASGVIKAKLAELKKANIEAPEAKKITEVSKELKEGEFTTYVAVKESFDFKSTMTNLKDKEAVKETAKEMTNKVNDFVNNVPEGKENLFAMGGGVLSILNTLFFAVVTVKLPFFGNYSIGFFKGLSEVSDFSKEAKNSQFILIFSGILFLALAGLLIYSAFIKNKNFLKYSIFGNIALLVIFYIVLYVKLPGGEASKYISVSYFKILLYIISLGLAYLTYRALDKKDKEEVEENTKPLGTVLEKEEDKGE; encoded by the coding sequence ATGGCAACAATAAATTATATTGCAGTAGTTAAGCAATTAGAAAGTGGGAAGTTTTTAATATCTTTTCCAGATTTTGAAGGGATTACAACAACAGCTGAAACAGAAGAAAGTATACAAGATGTTGCATCAGGAGTTATAAAAGCAAAGTTAGCTGAATTAAAAAAAGCTAATATAGAAGCACCTGAAGCCAAAAAAATAACAGAAGTTTCTAAGGAACTAAAAGAAGGTGAATTCACAACTTATGTAGCAGTTAAAGAAAGTTTTGATTTTAAATCTACTATGACTAACTTAAAAGATAAGGAAGCAGTCAAAGAAACTGCAAAAGAAATGACAAATAAAGTTAATGATTTTGTGAATAATGTGCCAGAAGGAAAGGAAAATCTTTTTGCTATGGGAGGAGGAGTACTATCTATATTAAATACTCTATTCTTTGCAGTAGTGACAGTAAAACTTCCATTTTTTGGCAATTATTCAATAGGATTTTTTAAAGGTTTATCTGAAGTATCTGATTTTAGTAAAGAAGCTAAAAATTCTCAATTTATTTTAATATTTTCAGGAATATTATTTTTAGCTTTAGCAGGTCTTTTAATTTATTCAGCTTTTATAAAAAATAAAAACTTTTTAAAATATTCTATTTTTGGAAATATAGCTTTATTAGTAATATTTTATATAGTTTTATATGTAAAATTACCTGGTGGAGAAGCTAGTAAATATATTTCTGTATCTTATTTTAAGATTTTACTTTATATAATTTCATTAGGATTAGCTTATTTAACTTATAGAGCTTTAGATAAGAAGGATAAAGAAGAAGTTGAAGAAAATACAAAACCATTAGGAACTGTACTTGAAAAAGAGGAGGACAAAGGTGAATAA
- a CDS encoding NADH:flavin oxidoreductase, translating to MKKINIFTDFKIKNIHIKNRIVLPPMVRFSLIGDDSYVTQDLIEWYGMIAKSGVGLIIVEATAVEESGKLRENQIGIWNDSFIEGLTKVANEIHKYDVPCMIQIHHAGFKEKISEVSEEELDRILKIFEDAFVRAKKCGFDGIEIHGAHTYLISQLNSKLWNKRKDKYGERLYFSKKLIENTKYLFDDNFILGYRMGGNEPELEDGIENAKILESYGLDILHVSSGVPNPKYKRQVKIKDFPKDFPLDWIIYMGVEIKKHVKIPVIGVSKIKKESQASWLVENNLLDFVAVGKAMISQDKWMEKARKDFVLRKK from the coding sequence ATGAAAAAAATTAATATTTTTACAGACTTTAAAATAAAAAATATACATATAAAAAATAGAATAGTTCTTCCTCCTATGGTAAGGTTTTCTCTTATTGGAGATGATAGCTATGTAACCCAAGACTTAATTGAATGGTATGGAATGATAGCTAAAAGTGGAGTAGGTCTTATAATTGTTGAAGCAACAGCAGTTGAAGAAAGTGGTAAATTGAGAGAAAATCAAATTGGAATATGGAATGATAGTTTTATAGAAGGACTCACTAAGGTAGCTAATGAAATTCACAAATATGATGTACCTTGTATGATACAAATTCACCATGCAGGTTTTAAAGAGAAAATTTCAGAGGTTTCAGAAGAAGAATTAGATAGAATTTTAAAAATTTTTGAAGATGCTTTTGTTAGAGCTAAAAAATGTGGTTTTGATGGAATAGAAATTCATGGAGCACATACTTATTTAATTTCTCAATTAAATTCAAAACTTTGGAATAAAAGAAAAGATAAATATGGAGAAAGACTTTATTTTTCAAAAAAATTAATAGAGAATACAAAATATTTATTTGATGATAATTTTATTCTTGGTTATAGAATGGGAGGAAATGAACCTGAGCTTGAAGATGGAATAGAAAATGCAAAAATTTTAGAAAGCTATGGCTTAGATATATTACATGTTTCAAGTGGAGTTCCTAATCCCAAATATAAAAGACAGGTAAAAATAAAAGATTTTCCTAAGGATTTTCCATTGGATTGGATAATATATATGGGAGTTGAAATAAAAAAGCATGTAAAAATTCCAGTTATAGGAGTAAGTAAAATAAAAAAAGAAAGTCAAGCTAGTTGGCTTGTAGAAAATAATTTATTGGATTTTGTAGCAGTAGGAAAAGCTATGATTTCACAAGATAAATGGATGGAAAAAGCAAGAAAAGATTTTGTACTCAGAAAAAAATAA
- a CDS encoding chromate transporter: protein MTYFDLFFVFFKVGLFSFGGGYAILPLMQHEVVDVNKWISFKEFMDIVAVSQITPGPISINLATHVGYRIAGTLGSTIATTSVVLPSIIIVSLIVIFLKRFSKLPVVQRIFKSLRVTIVGLILAAGIALFVKENFIDYKSYIIFASVLIGGLIFKIGSITLIILSGVAGAILYYFI, encoded by the coding sequence ATGACATATTTTGATTTGTTTTTTGTATTTTTTAAAGTTGGACTTTTTAGTTTTGGAGGAGGTTATGCAATATTACCTCTAATGCAACATGAAGTTGTAGATGTAAATAAATGGATAAGTTTTAAAGAATTTATGGATATTGTGGCAGTTTCTCAAATTACACCTGGTCCAATTTCTATAAATTTAGCAACTCATGTTGGATACAGAATAGCTGGAACACTTGGCTCTACTATTGCAACTACAAGCGTAGTTTTACCATCTATAATAATTGTAAGTCTTATAGTAATATTTTTGAAAAGATTTAGTAAATTGCCAGTAGTTCAAAGAATTTTTAAATCATTAAGAGTAACTATTGTTGGTTTAATTTTAGCAGCAGGGATAGCACTTTTTGTTAAAGAAAATTTTATAGATTATAAATCATATATAATATTTGCTTCAGTATTAATTGGAGGCTTAATATTTAAGATAGGAAGTATAACTTTAATTATTTTATCAGGAGTAGCAGGGGCAATATTATATTATTTTATATAA
- a CDS encoding chromate transporter, with protein MNRNRIIEIFILFFKIGAFTIGGGYAMLSLIEDEIVNKKKWLDHEEFLDGMAIAQSTPGVLAVNISLITGYKIAGFMGMFAGMLGAVLPSFFIVLFLSQILLAYGNHPLVVAIFNGVKPAITALILISVYRIGKSANINRYNFVIPLIVAVLIKYFGVSPIVIIIATMILGNIFYMLKEKKEADKK; from the coding sequence ATGAATAGAAATAGAATTATAGAAATTTTTATATTATTTTTTAAAATAGGAGCATTTACTATTGGAGGAGGCTATGCAATGCTTTCTCTAATAGAAGATGAAATTGTTAATAAAAAGAAATGGTTAGATCATGAAGAATTTTTAGATGGTATGGCTATTGCTCAATCAACTCCTGGAGTACTCGCTGTTAATATATCACTTATCACAGGATATAAAATAGCAGGTTTTATGGGTATGTTTGCAGGTATGCTGGGAGCAGTTTTACCATCTTTTTTTATAGTTTTATTTTTAAGTCAAATACTATTAGCTTATGGAAATCATCCATTGGTTGTAGCAATATTTAATGGAGTAAAACCTGCTATTACAGCACTTATATTAATTTCTGTATATAGAATAGGTAAATCTGCTAATATAAATAGATATAACTTTGTAATACCACTTATTGTAGCTGTCTTGATTAAATATTTTGGAGTTTCTCCTATTGTTATTATAATAGCTACTATGATACTTGGAAATATTTTCTATATGTTAAAAGAGAAAAAAGAAGCTGATAAAAAATGA
- the coaBC gene encoding bifunctional phosphopantothenoylcysteine decarboxylase/phosphopantothenate--cysteine ligase CoaBC: MKNILLGVTGGIAAFKSASIVSLLKKKGYNVKVVMTKNATNIIGPLTLETLSRNRIYVDMWDTNPHYEVEHISLADWADMVLIAPATYNIIGKVANGIADDMLTTILSAVSVRKPVFFALAMNVNMYENPILKENIDKLKSYGYRFIEAEEGLLACNYVAKGRMSEPEDIVEEIERYNIYSKIENCDTALKGKKLLITSGRTKENIDPIRYLSNNSSGKMGYSLAQAAVDLGAEVTLISGPTNLDIPKGLKKFISVESAIQMYEKVNEYFENIDIFIACAAVADYRPKEYKKEKIKKSDSDLTIELVRNPDILAEMGKKKDKQLLVGFAAETNDIKGNALKKLEKKNLNIIVANNASTMGTNSNTIEIIKRDKSSVEIKQKNKIELAYDILLEVILELKKDKNE, translated from the coding sequence ATGAAAAATATTTTATTAGGAGTTACAGGAGGTATTGCTGCGTTTAAGTCGGCAAGTATTGTATCCCTTCTTAAAAAGAAAGGTTATAATGTTAAAGTTGTAATGACTAAGAATGCTACAAATATAATAGGACCTCTAACCCTAGAAACTCTTTCAAGGAATAGAATATATGTTGATATGTGGGATACTAACCCACATTATGAAGTTGAACATATTTCACTAGCAGACTGGGCAGATATGGTTTTAATTGCTCCTGCAACTTATAATATAATTGGTAAGGTAGCAAATGGAATAGCAGATGATATGCTTACAACAATTCTTTCTGCTGTTTCAGTGAGAAAACCAGTATTTTTTGCGTTGGCAATGAATGTAAATATGTATGAAAATCCAATTCTTAAAGAAAATATTGATAAACTAAAGTCTTATGGATATAGATTTATTGAAGCAGAAGAAGGTTTACTTGCTTGTAATTATGTTGCAAAGGGTAGAATGAGTGAGCCCGAAGATATTGTTGAAGAGATAGAAAGATATAATATTTATTCAAAAATAGAAAATTGTGATACTGCATTGAAAGGTAAAAAACTTCTTATAACAAGTGGTAGGACAAAAGAAAATATAGACCCTATTAGATATTTATCAAATAATTCAAGTGGTAAAATGGGATACTCACTTGCACAGGCAGCTGTTGATTTAGGTGCAGAAGTAACTTTAATCAGTGGACCTACAAATTTAGATATACCAAAAGGACTTAAAAAATTTATTTCTGTGGAATCTGCTATTCAAATGTATGAAAAAGTTAATGAATATTTTGAAAATATAGATATCTTTATAGCTTGTGCAGCTGTTGCAGATTACAGACCAAAAGAATATAAAAAAGAAAAGATAAAAAAATCAGATTCAGATTTGACTATAGAGTTGGTTAGAAACCCTGATATTTTAGCAGAAATGGGTAAGAAAAAAGATAAGCAACTATTAGTTGGTTTTGCAGCAGAAACTAATGATATAAAAGGAAATGCTTTAAAAAAATTGGAAAAGAAAAATCTAAATATTATAGTGGCAAATAATGCCTCTACAATGGGTACAAATAGCAATACAATTGAGATTATAAAAAGAGATAAAAGTTCAGTTGAAATAAAGCAAAAAAATAAAATAGAATTAGCTTATGATATTTTATTAGAAGTTATTTTAGAGTTAAAAAAGGATAAAAATGAATAG
- the murJ gene encoding murein biosynthesis integral membrane protein MurJ, with protein sequence MLKKSIHTMIITMISRVLGLFRGTLVAYFFGASILTDAYYSAFKISNFFRQLLGEGALGNTFIPLYHKKKKEEGEERSKEYIFSVLNITFLFSFLVSILMIIFSSYIIDFIVVGFSDELKIVASRLLKIMSFYFLFISLSGMMGSILNNFGYFAIPASTSIFFNLSIISSAIWLTKYFDIDALAYGVLIGGILQFLIVFFPFLRLLKTYSLKIDFKDVYLKLLGIKLIPMLIGVFARQINTIVDQFFASFLVAGSITALENASRIYLLPVGVFGVTISNVLFPSISKAAANNDKEGTNRSLVLALNFLNFLTIPSLFVLTFFSKDVIRLIFSYGKFNEEAVKITAECLLYYSLGLLFYVGVQLVSKAYYAMGDNKRPAKFSIIAIIMNIVLNYLFIKNFQHKGLAMATSISSGVNFSLLLFIYVKKYVKLDLKNLVFTTIKITISSIIATGAAYYINNVILKLIVFSAIFLLQWAYPIYKYRERVFYKK encoded by the coding sequence ATGTTAAAGAAATCTATACATACAATGATAATTACAATGATAAGTAGGGTATTAGGACTTTTTAGAGGAACTCTAGTAGCCTATTTTTTTGGTGCTTCTATATTAACAGATGCTTATTATAGTGCATTTAAAATAAGCAACTTTTTTAGACAACTTTTAGGAGAAGGGGCATTAGGAAATACTTTTATACCACTTTATCATAAAAAGAAAAAAGAAGAAGGAGAGGAAAGAAGTAAAGAATATATATTTTCAGTTTTGAATATCACTTTTTTATTCAGCTTTTTAGTTAGTATATTGATGATAATTTTTTCTAGTTATATTATTGATTTTATAGTGGTTGGATTTAGTGATGAATTAAAAATAGTAGCTTCAAGACTATTAAAGATAATGTCTTTCTATTTCTTGTTTATTTCTTTATCTGGTATGATGGGATCTATTTTAAATAATTTTGGATATTTTGCTATACCTGCTTCAACTTCAATATTTTTTAATTTATCAATAATATCTTCTGCTATATGGCTTACAAAATATTTTGATATAGATGCCTTAGCTTATGGAGTTTTAATAGGTGGAATATTACAATTTTTGATTGTATTTTTTCCTTTTTTAAGACTTTTAAAAACTTATTCTTTAAAAATTGATTTTAAAGATGTTTACTTAAAACTTTTAGGAATAAAATTAATTCCTATGCTTATAGGTGTTTTTGCAAGACAAATTAATACAATAGTAGACCAATTTTTTGCTTCATTCTTAGTTGCAGGTTCAATAACAGCACTTGAAAATGCAAGTAGAATTTATTTACTTCCAGTAGGAGTGTTTGGAGTAACTATATCAAATGTACTTTTTCCAAGTATATCAAAAGCAGCAGCAAATAATGATAAAGAAGGAACTAATAGAAGTCTTGTATTGGCACTTAATTTTTTAAATTTTTTAACAATACCAAGTTTATTTGTATTGACATTTTTTTCAAAAGATGTTATAAGACTTATATTTTCTTATGGAAAGTTTAATGAAGAAGCTGTAAAAATAACAGCAGAATGTTTATTATATTATTCATTGGGACTTCTTTTCTATGTGGGAGTACAGTTAGTGAGTAAAGCATATTATGCTATGGGAGATAATAAAAGACCAGCAAAATTTTCAATTATTGCAATTATTATGAATATAGTTTTAAATTATTTGTTTATAAAGAATTTTCAACATAAAGGTTTAGCTATGGCTACATCAATTTCATCTGGAGTAAATTTCAGTTTATTGTTATTCATATACGTAAAAAAATATGTAAAATTAGACTTAAAAAATCTTGTTTTTACAACTATAAAAATAACTATTTCATCTATAATAGCAACAGGTGCAGCATATTATATAAATAATGTAATTTTAAAATTAATAGTTTTTTCTGCTATATTTTTATTACAGTGGGCATATCCAATTTATAAATATAGAGAAAGAGTTTTTTATAAAAAGTAA
- a CDS encoding segregation and condensation protein A, whose protein sequence is MEEVVVKLNNFEGPFDLLLNLIEKNKMKISDINISQLIDEYLEVLKVSKRENIEIKSDFIIIASELIEIKTLNLLNLDKDKEKETDLRRRLEEHKLFKEVVPKVAELEKEFNISYSRGESKRVIKKIAKDYDLTSLTTDDIFEVYKKYFDSVDMLEMMELNLMKQYDIKEVMDNILMKIYFKKWPIDDLFLEAENKLHLIYIFLAILELYKDAKINIDNGEITKC, encoded by the coding sequence ATGGAAGAAGTTGTAGTAAAACTCAATAATTTTGAAGGACCTTTTGATTTGCTTTTAAACTTGATAGAAAAAAATAAAATGAAAATTTCAGATATAAATATTTCTCAATTGATAGATGAATATTTAGAAGTTCTAAAAGTGTCTAAAAGGGAAAATATAGAAATAAAATCTGATTTTATTATAATTGCTTCAGAATTAATTGAGATTAAAACTTTAAATCTTCTTAATTTAGACAAGGATAAAGAAAAGGAAACTGATCTTAGAAGAAGACTTGAAGAACATAAATTATTTAAAGAAGTTGTTCCAAAAGTTGCTGAATTAGAAAAGGAATTTAATATCTCTTATTCAAGAGGAGAAAGTAAAAGAGTAATAAAAAAGATTGCCAAAGATTATGATTTAACTTCACTTACAACAGATGATATTTTTGAAGTTTATAAGAAATATTTTGACTCAGTTGATATGTTAGAAATGATGGAGTTAAACTTAATGAAACAATATGATATAAAAGAAGTTATGGATAATATATTGATGAAAATATATTTTAAAAAATGGCCTATAGATGACCTGTTTTTAGAAGCTGAAAATAAATTACATTTAATATATATTTTCTTAGCTATTTTAGAATTATATAAAGATGCTAAGATAAATATTGATAATGGAGAGATAACAAAATGTTAA
- a CDS encoding bifunctional riboflavin kinase/FAD synthetase: MIVVNDILTTDIDFNDTYVAIGNFDGVHYGHKKLIKEAIKAARENGKQAVVFTFANHPMEVLFPEKKFDYINTNEEKLYLLESLGVDVVIMQKVDKDFLEYTPLEFVRILKNKLKVKEIFIGFNFSFGKGGVGKAEDLEYLAEVHNIKVTELPPVTLNGELVSSSAIRKKIANSDFEGAIKFLDHPMLVIGEVIHGKKIARELGFPTTNIKMDNRLYPPFGIYGAFLQVGDKNSKVLYGVVNVGYNPTLKQEISLEVHILDFNKEVYGEKVYVQIVKFMRKEKKFSSVDELKATIQADVDRWKLFKREMKYGRSCSKTQ, translated from the coding sequence ATGATAGTGGTAAATGATATATTGACAACAGATATTGATTTTAATGATACTTATGTAGCCATAGGAAATTTTGATGGAGTGCATTATGGACATAAAAAACTTATAAAAGAAGCTATAAAAGCAGCCAGAGAAAATGGAAAACAAGCTGTTGTATTTACTTTTGCAAATCATCCTATGGAAGTATTATTTCCAGAAAAGAAATTTGATTATATAAATACAAATGAGGAAAAGTTATATCTTCTTGAATCTTTGGGAGTAGATGTTGTTATAATGCAAAAGGTTGATAAAGACTTTTTAGAATATACTCCATTAGAATTTGTTAGAATCTTAAAAAATAAATTAAAAGTAAAAGAAATTTTTATAGGTTTTAATTTTTCTTTTGGCAAAGGGGGAGTAGGAAAAGCAGAAGACTTAGAGTATCTAGCAGAAGTTCATAATATAAAAGTTACTGAATTACCACCTGTTACTTTAAATGGAGAGCTAGTTAGCTCATCTGCAATAAGGAAAAAAATAGCTAATTCAGATTTTGAAGGAGCAATAAAATTTTTAGATCACCCAATGTTAGTTATTGGAGAGGTTATACATGGAAAAAAAATAGCAAGGGAATTAGGATTTCCAACTACTAATATAAAAATGGATAATAGATTATATCCACCTTTTGGAATATATGGAGCTTTTTTACAAGTAGGAGATAAAAATTCAAAAGTGTTATATGGAGTTGTAAATGTCGGATATAATCCAACTTTAAAGCAAGAAATAAGTTTAGAAGTTCATATATTAGATTTTAATAAAGAAGTTTATGGAGAAAAAGTATATGTACAAATAGTTAAATTTATGAGAAAAGAAAAAAAGTTTTCTTCAGTAGATGAATTAAAAGCAACTATTCAAGCTGATGTGGATAGATGGAAATTATTTAAAAGAGAGATGAAATATGGAAGAAGTTGTAGTAAAACTCAATAA
- the whiA gene encoding DNA-binding protein WhiA codes for MSYSSNVKQEITKKIPATNLECLAEISSIFENKSMSVKDGIEIKMENSILAKRVYSLIKNTSSLKFGIKYSITKKFTEHKVYTITLYKQKGLKEFLDSFKFSYLDIIQNDEIFRGYIRGFFLSCGYIKDPKKEYSLDFFVDNVELADKIYNILFSKKKKIFKTNKKNKILVYLRNSEDIMDILVLMDALQHFFEYEETTIIKNLKNKTIREMNWEVANETKTLNTGNYQIKMIKYIGEKIGLNSLSPVLEEAAFLRLNNPEDSLQSLADMINISKSGIRNRFRRIEEIYNSLLEEEKNS; via the coding sequence GTGTCTTATAGTTCAAATGTAAAGCAAGAAATCACCAAAAAAATTCCTGCTACAAATTTGGAATGTTTAGCAGAAATATCATCCATTTTTGAAAATAAGTCAATGTCAGTAAAAGATGGTATAGAAATAAAAATGGAGAATTCTATTTTAGCTAAAAGAGTGTATTCTTTAATTAAAAATACAAGTTCTTTAAAGTTTGGTATAAAATATTCAATTACAAAAAAATTTACAGAACATAAAGTGTATACTATAACTTTATATAAACAAAAAGGCTTAAAAGAATTTTTAGATAGCTTTAAATTTTCATATCTTGATATAATTCAAAATGATGAAATATTTAGAGGATATATAAGAGGTTTCTTTTTGAGTTGTGGTTATATAAAAGACCCTAAAAAAGAATATTCCTTAGATTTTTTTGTAGATAATGTGGAATTAGCAGATAAAATCTATAATATTTTATTTTCTAAAAAGAAAAAAATATTTAAAACAAACAAAAAAAATAAAATTTTAGTATATTTAAGAAATTCAGAAGATATAATGGATATATTAGTTTTAATGGATGCACTTCAACATTTTTTTGAATATGAAGAAACAACTATTATAAAAAACTTAAAAAATAAGACAATCAGAGAGATGAATTGGGAAGTAGCAAATGAAACAAAAACTTTAAATACTGGAAATTATCAAATAAAAATGATAAAGTATATAGGTGAAAAAATTGGGCTTAATAGTTTGAGTCCAGTCTTAGAAGAAGCTGCCTTTTTAAGATTAAATAATCCAGAAGACTCTTTACAAAGTTTGGCAGATATGATAAATATATCTAAGTCAGGAATAAGAAATCGTTTTAGAAGAATAGAAGAGATATATAATTCTCTTTTAGAAGAAGAAAAAAATAGTTAG